CTACTTACTCCTTTGATCATCAGTCTTTCACAGCATCCACTCCTCACCAAAATAATCATCATGTAACTGTAATTATGTACGGTTGATGTTGTTCTTTCATtaaattggatttttattttgattatgattatttaaaaattggaaaatatttttttaacaattttattttacttttttacaataaattatataataacttattggtccattttaaatatacaagccaataaaacaataattcataatttattatgaaaaattgttaaaaaatattattaacatagTTCTTACAATTTATTCAAAAGTAAATAATGGAAGTTATTTAGAAGTGTAAGTCACAAAATCCACTTTATCTGACACTAAATCGAACATTTTGCTTTGACTATGAGCTATAAGATTTTCAATTTACTGAACTACTTTTGTGACGGTAACTGTGACCTCATCCACAATATTTTTCCACAATTTGCTGCATATTAAAGATTTGTAGCTAAATTATAACtacaactaaaaataataatttatttatgaaaaataaaaaaaatactattcatatacttaaatatttaaattaaaataattatatttcgtatatatatatatatatatatatatatatatatatatatatatatatatattaatctaaAAAAGTTTGAAGGTCCTAAGAGCTGTTAAAGCGATAACATTTTATGCAAATAACAATTATAACGATAATGATGAAGACAATCATGTGACAATTATTTCTAAAATCTTGAAAGTTTCTATTAAATTTGCAAATGATGACTTAATAATTCGTCTTGAAGAACAAAAATGGGAAGTGATTATATAAATCTAGAGTTTGTGATGTGGTTTTAACTGTACTTCTCTTCAGATTCTTTTAACATCATTCTTGGGAGAAGGTATCTTCAGGAGTTACTGACAAAACCAAACTTTTTGGGATCATTAAAATCGAAGGTACTCAAAGAATAACATGAAACTTTTGTGGTGTAATTCCTTCCTTCAAGTGATACTAAAACTGGAAAGTATGATGCCATGATTTAGCTTCCCTCCCTATCAAGTATACTTTCCTTCAAAACTATCCTTAACTATGTTGTTTTTGACTCGTTTAAAACATCTTAACTAATTGAGATTGTACTATCTACAAGAGGATTATCTTCCATAAAGTTTTCCTTCTCTTGAAATTCTTCCTGGTGTTTGTATGGTGAGATGTACCTTGAGTTCTCTTTTGTTGTTgcttttcataatatatatatatatatatatatatatatatatatatatatatttatatgtatatatatttatgtgtatatgtgcatttgtttctttgaaattgattataatttgttaaCGTCCAGTTTTCAATCATATATTAACTTGGATTGCTGCTATTTTCTAAAATCATTAGTCTGACGAGGTTACCTAGTGGACTGAATACATTCCTACATCAAGCTTCTTCTTTTGTCCCAATTATTTCAAAGGTTAAATTCCATTTTGTTATTCACATTAATCagaaataataaacttttatatgttTCTTCAAATGAGGGTCATAACTccatataaatcaaattttcattcctgtcgaaacaaaaaaatagaattttgaaaGTAGGAAAAAATTGGGTGACCTTgtgtaaatttgtttgtttgtagtAAAATGTCGATTCGAACAAACAAAATGAAAGCAGTAGCTGTGTTGATGAAGCAGTTGACGACATCAAGGAGGAAATTCCATGAAAGGGGAAGAGATGAATCATTTGATGGGGAGTTGGAAAAGTTGCGGTTGGTTCTGAATAATATAAAGGATGTGTTTGTGGAagtgaagaagaatgaagaaaatctGCTTGACACATTAGCAGAGGTGTATGACTATCTTCACAGGTTAGACCACAAGAAGCTGCACCAAGGCATGAAGGACATTTGCAACAGGATCAAATGTTCTGCTCGCAATTTGCTCCCAAAGCTTGATTTTGATGAGTCAAAAAAGGAGGAAATATTTCACTCATCAAAAGAGTTGCTGCAGCCACGTGAGACGAGTTGGTCTTTGAGAGATTTTGCCTCATCAGAAGGTTACTTGTATTCTCTCTTAGTTTTCCCTAAAAATGCTGTGATAAGGAAAAGGAATGCAATTAATTTGTGGATTGGAGAGGGTCTGCTTAAAAATACAGGGAACAAAACAACAGAGGAATTGGGTAATGATGTGATTCGTActcttttgaaatttaatttgattgtaAGCTATGGTAATGGAAAGTGTCCCCTTgtcaataaatttcaaattgttcCTAGCATTCGCAATCAAATGGAGGGAGGTTTCTCAATAATAAATGTAGATCATCCAGGAAATAAACTGGCGGCAGGTTTCTCGGAAAGAAATGTAGATCATCGAGGACAATATTTTATACCAAACTTGGATTTTGAAGGTACAACAGAGCGGTTAACGCTTGAGCGAAAAAAAGTTACACTTGGCGGAGGGGATTGGTATTTTAGTGATCGTCCTTTGTGTACTGTTTTTAATATTAGTGCAAGTTATCTGAATTTTAGACCGCAATGGGTCACTGAATTGAAGAATTTAGAGGTGCTTCAACTTGGGCGTTGGCAAGATTCACCTTTGCATCACATTGAAGTTGGGAGTGAAGAATTATTGAAAGAGTTAAGATATCTACAGAAGTTGAAATATCTGAGTCTGCGTGGGATATCAAGAATATTCGAGCTTCCATCCTCCATTGTTGAACTTGAGAGTCTACTAATTCTTGATCTGAAAGCATGTCATAATTTGGAAAGACTACCTAATGATATTTCATTAATGACAAATCTGACACATCTGATTATGTCTGATTGTTGCTTACTGGAAAGCATGCCAAAAGGGATTGAGAAGCTCACTAATCTCCAAGTACTCAAGGGATTTTTAATAACCACTTCTGAAAAGACTCCTTGCAAAATATCAGATCTTGTTAATAATTTGAGAAAACTAAAGCGACTCAGCATACGTATAGGAAGTGAGGCCGTGATCAAGGATGGGGAGTTTCAAAGTTTGGCATCCTTTTCAGCACTTGAACATCTCAAAATATCTTGGAGTGTGTTTGATCCAAGATATGCTAACATTTCTATCCATTTGCCAACAGATCTGAGAAAGTTACATCTTGAATGTTTTCCTGGAAAGAGTCTTCCACCAAGTCTTGAACGTTCCATGACGAGGCCACGTGAGATAAATATAACTGGAGGAAAACTGGAAAGTATAGATCCTAATATTATATTACTCTACAAAGTGGAAATATTGCGTCTGAAGTACCTTGAACACTTGAAAGTCGACATAGACAATTTGAAAGCATTCATTCCTAAGCTGAAATATgtagaaattagaaaaatcCAAAACCATTCATACATTGAGCGTGCATATGAATATGATTCTGATTAGAATGATGGTAAAGTTCATTCGGAAAATATGTATACTTATTTTGTCCTTTCAATAGTTGTGATTAATGTACactatactatatatatatatatatatatatatatatatatatatatatatatataaagtaaacaaaggttgaaaaaaataaataatcaataaacctctctctctcttcctctctctccctccctccctctctctttttctttctccatctTTATCTCTTGttcacatattttatttcatatataattttaaattattcaatagtaataatattagaGGTCAATCATTTTAAatgattcaataaaaaaattagaatatacaTCAATTAAATGCGTATAACACATGTAAGCTAATACGTTAAAATTACatcatgataatatttttcaaacatttcaCAAAACGGAAGTAATAAacatattacattttaaaaactgcaaatataaataaagaaaaaataacaccACGTAATTTCCAAATTTCATTGCTCATTTATCAATTTAACACCCTCTATGTTTATAATTACATAAGTAGCCTTActacaaaaatatcatattataattacataaatagcCTTACttggtatataaaaaaatgtatcgaataaataaaaataaaacattcttacattcaaaatttattgataaattgataaaattaacagtgaaatcaaagtttaaaaattttctattattattttttattggtttaaaccatttagttgtccctatttttgggaggtttttccattttgatccCATCTTATTAGAATcaccaattgagtccctataagtgttaatttcaatcaattaagcccctgccgttaaatttagttaacggggttaactcttttgcacagctggaaggatgaccggttaatttctgtaaacgtggcctatttagagttgaaacgtggcatgaattagagttgaaattgattgaaattagcacttatgggaCTTAATTCATGCCacatttcaactctaaataggccacgtttatagaaattaacaggtcatcctcccAGCTGTNcaaaaaagttaatctcgttaactaaatttaacggcaggggcttaattgattgaaattagcacttatagggactcaattggagATTCGAATAAGACaaggatcaaaatgggaaaacctcccgaaaataggaacaactaaatggtttaaaccttttttattttgttcattcatTGTTGTGCATCTTGTTCTCATGTAATATAACTTTTGTCCCATGGTTTCCGTACAAGCAACACATGTGTATATGGAAGAAGCAACATAGTAATTAACTTTGTATCTACAAAGGGTACTCATCTTAAGTGAAAGTTAATGTTTTGAGTAATCAATATTTTTCGCAGAAGTCTATTTAAAGAGGGTTGCATGAAGAgtaaaaaagtacaaaaattattgtttactcttacgattttttttttctctcaaacttGCATCCTCTAgactttctttttgaaaaagaaaagcattctacaagttttcatatattatttgtattgaaCCTCTCAAAGAGAGTTGTCTTCTATACTTGTTTTACAAAAACATTTTGTTGttcaaaagtaaattaaaatacttgtaGTGGagttaaatgatttaattaattaaactaatgtAAAATCAGGAGTGGTGAAACTCATCAACCAATTGGATTAGTTTGAAAAACCAAGAGTGATCAAAACTcgtttgtaatattttaaagattaatgaAACCCTTAAGGGTGCTTATGAGTATTAGACATAACTCATATTTTCTAAAAGCTTCTGAAAATTTTTGAATGTTCAACACTACTCGCTGATTGCCTAACCCTTGTAATAGCATTTAATACTTATTTAcgaaaaagttttaaactttatttaaatccTCTCCTTCTTAGAGTTTACTTGtgttttacataatatttttttaaatcaaagaACTATTTTGTAATCAGAGAGCTATTTGCTAAcatatttgtgattttttttacataaatacaTGTCACTACTACTTAGataatatatatctataataGTTAACTTACTTTGTAACTCAAGATAAAAActacttaaataatatatatctataataGCTAATTTACTTTGTAACTCAAGATAAAAACTAAAGGTAAGAGGATGTATTTTAAGgtcaagtatttttttctttttactatttttataatagaaacaCATTCTTCTCAATGCATTTTTGTTATAATGGGTGTGAATATCGTTACTTTGACAATAGGCTCATAAATATTAGAATTGATGACCTAGATAAGGCCCACGAAATAAAAGTTATTGATGTGATTCATAACGgtccaaaaaccgttattttcatacttaaatttgatattaaaatacaccctttatggtttagaatgagctttagATCAAGTAAAATAcgtagttgtgtcttgtgagagtcaaaagttggttttagcgatattatgcttgttttacattgttttgcagggtttttagattaattaaagatggaagtgaagtaaggtggacttagacccatgaaagaaggagaaaatgatgaaaagaagggtcaagtgagccgctgagcgctcaaagagattagagggaaaccgctcagcagaAAAACTAACCGCTAAGtcgtcaaagcggcaagaggcaaaccgctgagcggtgaacttaggcgtctgggcggttgtctatttttattagctagattctgtaatctttctgttgtctttctgttatctttttgggcttatatatagccccaatgcgaattagaaagggattctttcggtagagagaaatgtccagagctattccacacaccttggaagaggttccttggatgcttaggctctaatctaccaagtttagggttatttcttccattctttcatcatatttcatctagtttcaccatgattatggtgaactaaaccctttgttgttggggaacaatgtaatcttttgaaactctcatatatttaaattcttatttatttcatatgcttgtcatNtacttgtttatcaattgttgggttctcatctttgcttaatgcttttattgtttaactcattcattaaaattggtttgtctttatcgatatggggacgtacggtaatgtcatgaactggtgagaaattccttgattatgctaataccgcttagggataggggtaggacggtcaattgtatttgcttccgatcgcattgcattattggttactaggggaggctagggatagcaagtcggtaattaataataggctcttttcaccaagggattgggttaagggtagactagaatgtttgcatggcaattagataaataaatgaaataagtaagaagagtagatatatgagagtggataagacgAAAttggaaaccccaacaacaccattcatccatagtttcttaacaCCAATTGAAttaattgcatttgcatgtttatttttgttctttgcatacaacaccaacttaattcttttctcaagtcttacgcgatttgtttacatgaaaagtaaggcctaaagagtcctttgggaagaacgatattgggtttaccgattatattacttgataacgatctggtacacttgccaggggcttaacaaggtTTTGACgtcgttgccagggactcgtggtttaacttacctagtagtgtaaactgattaagtttgatttgattctatatattttatttttttttatctttttatctttttatttttattttatttttttattatatataaaaaaagtgctactagggtttgtgtttcttgtgcaagcaacaggagactagacatactaggagcaagaaaaatacgcaacctcttcttgaaggcttaagtgaggcaagggggagaaggagagtcatacgcccatctagggatttgtttccttcccctaatagattactatcaccttctccagttagaagaacagaggagatgactgaacgaactcctccaagacgcactcttggagaccaatcaaatgcggttggccctttccattttaacagcatagtcatgcctacggatcaagcGTCCAACATGgtgacaacgtttagtgaaatatgcaatacagtgtagatgacaggtgtatcaaatgatagagtgaggcttagcttgtttccgttctcattggaaggcaatgctaagacatgacttaattcttttcttgaagggacatttacaacatgggaagctgtggctacaaagtttgttaagaaatatttttcacagtctaaagttactcagggaaaactcgagatctcatcatttaagcaaggcatgtaagaaactctaagtcaaacATGGGAGCGATTGaaaggcctactcaggaaaacaccagttcacagatttgacaagacaaccattgttcttgcttaccttggtgaactgaacatgcagtctaagaagatgttggacgccttagttggaggtgatatcaaacaaaagactgaggacgaagcctatgacttgatacagagtatggcagctaatggacaagaagtgtatagtgaaaggggcgcaccaacacaacaaagaggagtcttgcacttacctgcaaatgatgcaatgctagcccaaaatcatcttttgacccaaaagctagatacattgacaaagatcctctcacaacttccaaaggagcttcgcAATGTCTCCCAAGCACAACAGCTATgcgatctttgtggtggtgaccatatcaatggtcaatgtgctatacctgaggagatgcaacaggaagctaactacatggggaaccaatactagtatagacaagggaatttcaaccaaggcaatcctagccaaggttggaagaatcatcccaGTATTggtgatgagtggttatttcttgaactatatttagtttattgcacttaaataaaccagggaattgtgtttaattgtctgttatttccccgttttccaaattctgcttaatttggtcggaaattcgtaattgtgctaatttgggttttctgagctgattaagtgtattttggttgcagggaaattttgggaaacatcatttgaagcattagggatggtggcatgatcattcaa
This genomic interval from Vigna radiata var. radiata cultivar VC1973A chromosome 8, Vradiata_ver6, whole genome shotgun sequence contains the following:
- the LOC106770169 gene encoding disease resistance RPP13-like protein 4 codes for the protein MSIRTNKMKAVAVLMKQLTTSRRKFHERGRDESFDGELEKLRLVLNNIKDVFVEVKKNEENLLDTLAEVYDYLHRLDHKKLHQGMKDICNRIKCSARNLLPKLDFDESKKEEIFHSSKELLQPRETSWSLRDFASSEGYLYSLLVFPKNAVIRKRNAINLWIGEGLLKNTGNKTTEELGNDVIRTLLKFNLIVSYGNGKCPLVNKFQIVPSIRNQMEGGFSIINVDHPGNKLAAGFSERNVDHRGQYFIPNLDFEGTTERLTLERKKVTLGGGDWYFSDRPLCTVFNISASYLNFRPQWVTELKNLEVLQLGRWQDSPLHHIEVGSEELLKELRYLQKLKYLSLRGISRIFELPSSIVELESLLILDLKACHNLERLPNDISLMTNLTHLIMSDCCLLESMPKGIEKLTNLQVLKGFLITTSEKTPCKISDLVNNLRKLKRLSIRIGSEAVIKDGEFQSLASFSALEHLKISWSVFDPRYANISIHLPTDLRKLHLECFPGKSLPPSLERSMTRPREINITGGKLESIDPNIILLYKVEILRLKYLEHLKVDIDNLKAFIPKLKYVEIRKIQNHSYIERAYEYDSD